In Streptosporangiales bacterium, the sequence GCTCGCGAGCACGGCGTTCATGACGGGCGGCAGCGGCGTCACCGGCCGGCGTTCCCCGGCGACCTCGAGGTAGCCCTCGTCGAGGTCGAGGACGAGCTCGTCGTCCTGCCCGATGCCCGTGGTGTCGCACTCCGCGACCGCGAGCCCGCTGTTGATGGCGTTGCGGAAGAAGATGCGGGCGAACGACTGCGCGATGACCGCCGAGACGCCGCAGGCGGAGATGACGCGGGGCGCCGTCTCCCGCGACGAGCCGCAGCCGAAGTTCCTGCCGG encodes:
- a CDS encoding 3-isopropylmalate dehydratase, with amino-acid sequence MRAHGRVQRFGDDVNTDVIIAAQHKASSLDVGEMAKHTFEDIDPTFVERVRPGDFVVAGRNFGCGSSRETAPRVISACGVSAVIAQSFARIFFRNAINSGLAVAECDTTGIGQDDELVLDLDEGYLEVAGERRPVTPLPPVMNAVLASGGMAAYLREHGDLVLPDRTD